Proteins found in one Deltaproteobacteria bacterium genomic segment:
- a CDS encoding phasin family protein, protein MELRNIQEMTGELVSKLRTESIGAINKAEKEVNVMVGRLVERGKLTQAEGQRIYTDLASRLRIGRDELEKRLETGSRKALDRLNIPSKTEVDQLSSRINNLSRKVATLKKQLVS, encoded by the coding sequence ATGGAACTGCGGAACATCCAGGAGATGACCGGGGAACTGGTCTCGAAACTTCGCACCGAGTCGATCGGCGCGATCAACAAGGCCGAAAAGGAAGTGAACGTGATGGTCGGTCGCCTCGTCGAGCGCGGCAAGCTGACGCAGGCCGAGGGCCAGCGGATCTACACCGATCTGGCGAGCCGTCTGCGCATCGGTCGCGACGAACTCGAGAAGCGGCTGGAGACCGGCTCCCGCAAGGCGCTCGATCGGCTGAACATTCCGTCGAAGACCGAGGTCGATCAGCTCTCCTCGCGCATCAACAACCTCTCCCGCAAGGTCGCGACGCTCAAGAAGCAGCTCGTGT